The Verrucomicrobium spinosum DSM 4136 = JCM 18804 genome includes a region encoding these proteins:
- a CDS encoding PAS domain S-box protein yields MIEGHSQLTSDAPESFREAAPGAEASPSAAVSAASGSATPPAGKAPAVHAGHMKLLFENAPVAMAMFDQQMRYLLANRRWLEDFKLTQVDVVGRSQYELFPALHAGWRHVYERALGGQVVRSDRDAMTQDGRPVVYRWEVRPWRHIDTSIGGVMISCEHLYASPGGGERSTQEDAARVDSSDPGAALWQASLPLMALDAEGRILRMSRGISSQLLSEGVVAGRTPMWEAFGEKMERGPLQQHVLATIRSVLEGDHPHAVINVYGDAPGAPQNDDAPPDRWLVSRAPGGPLGMEGDAVLAVGLAGLSGLEPRGLQSSVVPPPASVIFGETKLPPRPAAVVPAVAPAPPAPTPPPQSQVVAAVDEAVQRRLAEEVARMRMALKEATDSEGVSRQREARLRAVLELAPCGLLVLDERARPLYCNAHLHLLLGRPLADGRTMEEWLAEACRDEAHREQVLRQWREGIWRKQLTLAMALVSAEGVVKDIEIRPVSLPGGGLLAMLQDVTDTRRSEEMLRSTEAKFRTLVHENPLPVLLADRLGAVFDANPAVESLLGYTRAELRRMRLDRWLDSESLTRRASTLRDLLERGERSAWTTVTVVPREGDAQKVDLRLAIVPDALGQPLFTIHFFQPKVEPPAALDPVPAMDWTHPLFINALSAPAAPGVQPEYAPAPPAPVEYRPLVLLTTDLHGRISDWSPEAVEQFGFEETEITGRGLHCLFRPSDATGFYGELAGLPSDPDGEGHLWAFYHRDRGRQEGVFKIQKHPEDGDLAVSLLKDLPVPAPGVASAAGLFTAHPGHAGALGDGSITTTASPGDRVHGQAGTAGVAIPKVRIPASAFTPRAESPPEPPAPPAAPAKPNAAELKRERIILGESYRRVKNHLQIITSMLNLQLSTLRNEEARVALRSSQNRVRSLAALHQHLYALASGESSGFHAFAEGLISHLRDCYEVTVEQVRLNLRVQDELLPEDWLMPLALSLNEMVSNAFQHAYGDGRSGQMTVELYWDEQKAHLLVKDDGAGMSPDFDDHRGNGLGMKILRVFAGQLGGEVKVQGQPGEGVSFHLEFPVSDARGS; encoded by the coding sequence GTGATCGAAGGTCACTCTCAGCTCACGTCGGATGCCCCAGAATCATTCCGCGAGGCCGCTCCGGGGGCGGAGGCCAGCCCCTCTGCCGCTGTGAGTGCCGCGTCTGGATCGGCAACACCTCCCGCGGGCAAGGCCCCGGCTGTGCATGCGGGGCACATGAAGCTCCTTTTTGAAAATGCGCCGGTGGCCATGGCGATGTTTGATCAGCAGATGCGCTATCTCCTGGCCAACCGCCGCTGGCTGGAGGACTTCAAGCTTACTCAGGTGGATGTGGTGGGGAGGAGCCAGTATGAGTTGTTTCCCGCGCTTCATGCGGGCTGGCGTCACGTGTATGAGCGGGCTCTGGGCGGGCAGGTGGTGCGCAGTGACCGGGACGCGATGACCCAGGACGGCCGCCCCGTGGTGTACCGCTGGGAGGTGCGGCCCTGGCGGCACATCGACACCAGCATTGGCGGTGTGATGATCAGCTGTGAGCATCTCTACGCCAGCCCTGGCGGTGGCGAGAGGAGCACCCAGGAGGATGCCGCGCGTGTTGACTCCTCAGACCCAGGGGCCGCGCTCTGGCAGGCCAGTCTGCCGCTCATGGCCCTGGACGCCGAGGGGCGCATCCTGCGCATGAGCCGAGGTATTTCCAGCCAGCTGCTCTCTGAGGGCGTCGTGGCCGGGCGGACTCCCATGTGGGAGGCCTTTGGCGAAAAGATGGAGCGCGGGCCGCTGCAGCAGCATGTGCTGGCCACCATCAGATCTGTGCTGGAGGGCGATCATCCGCACGCGGTGATCAATGTCTATGGCGATGCTCCCGGCGCGCCGCAGAACGACGATGCGCCGCCGGATCGGTGGCTGGTGTCCCGTGCCCCGGGCGGTCCCCTCGGCATGGAGGGGGATGCTGTGCTGGCCGTCGGGCTGGCTGGTCTGTCGGGCCTGGAGCCCCGTGGGTTGCAATCCTCTGTTGTGCCGCCTCCCGCCTCCGTGATCTTTGGCGAGACCAAGTTGCCTCCCCGTCCTGCGGCGGTGGTGCCAGCCGTGGCTCCCGCTCCGCCTGCGCCCACCCCACCGCCGCAGAGCCAGGTGGTGGCTGCGGTGGATGAGGCCGTGCAACGCCGCCTCGCGGAGGAAGTGGCCCGCATGCGCATGGCCCTGAAAGAGGCTACCGATTCCGAAGGCGTGTCCCGCCAGCGCGAGGCCCGCCTGCGTGCCGTGCTGGAACTCGCCCCGTGCGGTCTTCTCGTGCTCGACGAGCGCGCCCGTCCCCTCTACTGCAACGCCCATCTTCACCTGCTGCTGGGCCGCCCCCTGGCGGACGGTCGCACCATGGAGGAGTGGCTGGCTGAGGCCTGCCGGGATGAGGCCCACCGTGAGCAGGTGCTGCGACAGTGGCGCGAGGGCATCTGGCGCAAGCAGCTCACGCTCGCCATGGCTCTGGTCAGTGCCGAGGGCGTGGTCAAGGACATCGAGATCCGGCCCGTTTCCCTGCCGGGCGGTGGGTTGCTGGCCATGCTACAGGATGTGACGGATACCCGGAGGAGTGAGGAAATGCTGCGCTCCACGGAGGCCAAGTTCCGCACGCTCGTGCACGAAAATCCCCTGCCGGTACTGCTGGCGGACCGCTTGGGTGCGGTGTTCGATGCCAACCCTGCTGTGGAGTCTCTGCTGGGCTACACCCGTGCGGAGCTGCGGCGCATGCGGCTGGATCGCTGGCTGGATTCCGAAAGCCTCACCCGTCGCGCCTCCACCCTGCGGGATCTGCTGGAGCGCGGGGAGCGCTCTGCCTGGACCACGGTCACCGTGGTGCCGCGGGAGGGGGATGCTCAGAAGGTGGACCTGCGTCTCGCCATTGTGCCGGATGCGCTCGGCCAGCCTCTTTTCACCATCCATTTCTTCCAGCCCAAAGTGGAGCCGCCCGCCGCGCTGGACCCGGTCCCTGCCATGGACTGGACGCACCCGCTTTTCATCAACGCCCTGTCGGCTCCTGCCGCCCCCGGTGTCCAGCCAGAGTACGCCCCGGCCCCGCCCGCTCCGGTGGAGTATCGCCCGCTGGTGCTGCTTACCACAGACCTGCATGGGCGTATCTCGGACTGGAGCCCAGAGGCTGTGGAACAGTTCGGATTCGAGGAGACGGAAATCACCGGGCGAGGCCTGCACTGCCTCTTCCGCCCCTCAGACGCCACCGGTTTCTATGGCGAACTCGCTGGCCTGCCCAGTGATCCTGATGGGGAAGGGCACCTCTGGGCCTTCTACCATCGCGACCGTGGCCGCCAGGAAGGAGTGTTCAAGATCCAGAAGCATCCGGAGGACGGTGACCTTGCCGTCTCTCTCCTGAAGGACCTGCCTGTTCCTGCGCCAGGGGTGGCCAGTGCCGCCGGGCTCTTCACGGCTCATCCCGGGCATGCCGGTGCCTTGGGGGATGGCAGCATCACCACGACGGCATCCCCCGGAGACCGTGTTCATGGGCAGGCGGGGACTGCCGGCGTGGCCATTCCCAAGGTCCGCATCCCCGCCTCGGCCTTTACCCCGCGGGCGGAATCGCCGCCGGAACCTCCTGCACCTCCCGCCGCTCCGGCGAAGCCCAATGCAGCGGAGTTGAAGCGGGAACGCATCATCCTTGGGGAATCCTACCGGCGGGTGAAAAACCACCTGCAGATCATCACCTCCATGCTCAACCTCCAGTTGAGCACCTTGCGCAATGAAGAAGCCCGCGTTGCCCTGCGCTCCAGTCAGAACCGCGTGCGCTCTCTTGCCGCCCTGCACCAGCACCTCTATGCCCTGGCCAGTGGTGAATCCAGCGGCTTCCACGCTTTTGCGGAGGGGCTCATCTCCCACCTCCGGGACTGTTACGAGGTGACGGTGGAGCAGGTGCGGCTGAATTTGCGCGTGCAGGATGAGCTCCTGCCGGAAGACTGGCTCATGCCTCTGGCCCTCTCACTTAATGAGATGGTCTCCAACGCCTTCCAGCATGCCTATGGCGATGGACGGAGCGGACAGATGACGGTCGAGCTCTACTGGGATGAGCAAAAGGCTCATCTTCTGGTGAAAGACGACGGGGCCGGTATGTCGCCTGACTTTGACGATCATCGTGGCAATGGGTTGGGTATGAAGATCTTGCGCGTCTTTGCCGGCCAGCTCGGCGGCGAGGTGAAGGTGCAGGGACAACCGGGTGAGGGGGTTAGTTTTCACTTGGAGTTTCCGGTGTCAGACGCGCGCGGTTCCTAG
- a CDS encoding PAS domain-containing sensor histidine kinase, which yields MDERLQSGGGVAGELRALGHEVVGVTSAETAVGPEPMKLAEETSPDAVVASLSAATAERTLQVTGDLALSRRLAVVLVVAPEVDVSLLVAAQDLPFCQIAWEPLRTGELRTALDLAVARQQRALLNERREHLVVQAFESLNEAVIGTDFTGRIRFMNDEAERLTGWEEAAAWGCALDEVYQATVKTGGEVPSPLMRRVDLRHRRGGATLCEERMSPVRDEHGSINGMIITLRQLSARSSAVTGVGEGAGKGRPAGPVTGGEQPAPLADIVESISDPLAALDGRWTFTYVNSSAARLFGREKAQLVGQSLWEVLPPSVKAAHEEELDKSLHQRVTATREIFLEETQTWFEARTYPFGSGSLLLLKDITSRKLELERNHRMDRLESLGLLARGFAHDFNNLLTVLLGNLSLAEMRFASSGEKLMELATAKQATFQAQSLVQQLLTFARGGAPIKRMVSLADLVRAFFYNHQRVDRVNYFVEVQEDMPEVALDPNQFRRLLSNLVRNSEQAVRATGGDIRVRCEAADAARMFPKETLSDEPGSLAGVTLEIHDNGEGIPAKNLGRIFEPYFTTRTDENATGLGLTVCESIAKAHGGAISVSSHVNTGTMVRFFLPVDSEAEVEENEAVDLTACFLPGPPATPRILLLEDDHLVRTLILRGLEREGYQVEETLDGNETVRLYQQALSDGKPFDLVVLDLSIPNGMGGLRTMEKLRALDPGVLAIVSSGYSDDPVMAQPASAGFAAVLPKPYEPLELLRIVRSVLSTRQGGMGR from the coding sequence TTGGACGAAAGACTCCAGTCCGGTGGCGGTGTGGCGGGGGAACTTCGCGCCCTTGGGCATGAAGTCGTGGGAGTGACGTCGGCCGAGACGGCGGTAGGTCCCGAGCCCATGAAGCTGGCGGAGGAAACCTCACCCGATGCGGTGGTGGCCTCGCTTTCGGCCGCGACGGCAGAGCGCACGCTCCAGGTGACCGGTGATCTGGCGCTGAGCCGCCGACTGGCCGTGGTGCTGGTGGTCGCGCCGGAAGTAGATGTTAGCCTGCTCGTGGCGGCTCAGGATTTACCCTTCTGCCAGATCGCCTGGGAGCCGCTCCGCACGGGTGAGCTGCGTACCGCGCTGGATCTGGCTGTGGCCCGGCAGCAGAGGGCTCTGCTCAATGAGCGGCGGGAGCACCTCGTGGTGCAGGCGTTTGAGAGTTTGAACGAAGCCGTCATCGGCACTGACTTTACCGGCCGCATCCGGTTTATGAATGACGAGGCCGAGCGCCTCACGGGTTGGGAGGAGGCGGCTGCCTGGGGCTGCGCTCTGGATGAAGTTTACCAGGCCACCGTGAAGACAGGTGGGGAAGTGCCTTCACCCCTGATGCGCCGTGTCGATCTCCGTCACCGCAGAGGCGGGGCCACACTCTGTGAAGAGCGCATGTCCCCAGTGCGGGATGAGCACGGCAGCATCAATGGCATGATCATCACCCTGCGCCAGCTCAGCGCCCGCAGCTCCGCTGTGACAGGCGTGGGTGAGGGAGCGGGCAAGGGCCGCCCGGCGGGCCCGGTCACCGGCGGGGAGCAGCCCGCTCCGCTGGCGGACATTGTCGAGAGCATCTCCGATCCCCTCGCGGCTCTGGACGGCCGCTGGACCTTCACCTACGTGAACAGCAGCGCCGCCCGTCTCTTTGGCCGGGAGAAAGCGCAGCTCGTGGGCCAGAGCCTCTGGGAAGTGCTGCCGCCCAGTGTGAAGGCCGCTCATGAGGAGGAGCTGGACAAGTCCCTGCACCAACGGGTGACCGCCACCCGGGAGATCTTTCTGGAGGAGACCCAGACGTGGTTTGAGGCTCGAACTTACCCCTTCGGCAGTGGATCCCTGCTGCTGCTCAAGGACATCACCTCCCGCAAGCTGGAACTGGAGCGCAACCACCGCATGGACCGGCTCGAGTCCCTTGGCCTGCTGGCCCGCGGGTTTGCGCACGATTTCAACAATCTGCTCACCGTGCTGCTGGGCAATCTCTCCCTGGCGGAGATGCGCTTTGCCTCCTCTGGCGAGAAGCTCATGGAGCTGGCCACGGCCAAGCAGGCCACCTTCCAAGCCCAGAGCCTGGTGCAGCAGCTTCTCACCTTTGCCCGCGGCGGGGCACCCATCAAGCGCATGGTCTCCCTGGCAGATCTGGTGCGCGCTTTCTTCTACAACCACCAGCGGGTGGATCGCGTGAACTACTTCGTGGAAGTGCAGGAGGACATGCCTGAGGTGGCCCTGGATCCCAACCAGTTCCGCCGTTTGCTCTCGAACTTGGTGCGGAACTCGGAGCAGGCTGTGCGCGCCACCGGAGGCGACATTCGCGTGCGCTGTGAGGCGGCGGATGCCGCACGCATGTTCCCCAAGGAAACGCTTTCCGATGAGCCTGGCTCCCTGGCAGGTGTGACGCTGGAGATTCACGACAATGGCGAGGGCATCCCTGCCAAGAATCTGGGCCGCATCTTTGAGCCGTATTTCACCACCCGCACGGACGAGAACGCCACCGGCCTGGGACTGACCGTTTGTGAATCCATCGCCAAGGCTCACGGTGGGGCGATCTCCGTGAGCTCGCATGTGAACACCGGCACGATGGTGCGTTTCTTCCTGCCGGTGGATTCCGAGGCCGAGGTGGAGGAGAACGAGGCCGTGGACCTCACCGCCTGCTTCCTGCCCGGCCCGCCCGCCACACCGCGTATCCTGCTGCTGGAGGATGATCACCTGGTCCGCACGCTGATTCTGCGCGGCCTCGAGCGTGAAGGGTATCAGGTTGAGGAAACGCTCGATGGCAATGAGACCGTGCGGCTGTACCAGCAGGCGCTCTCGGATGGCAAGCCCTTCGACCTCGTGGTGTTGGACCTCAGCATTCCCAATGGGATGGGGGGCCTCCGCACCATGGAGAAACTACGCGCCCTGGACCCTGGCGTGCTCGCCATCGTCAGCAGCGGGTATTCGGATGACCCCGTCATGGCCCAGCCCGCCTCCGCCGGTTTCGCCGCCGTGCTGCCCAAGCCCTATGAACCCCTCGAACTGCTCCGGATCGTGAGGTCTGTACTCTCCACGCGACAGGGCGGGATGGGACGGTAG
- the ruvB gene encoding Holliday junction branch migration DNA helicase RuvB, with protein MSQTFYDQTTTAPESPYDVALRPPDFSEFTGQERVKERLVLMVEAARQRGDTLDHVLLCGPPGLGKTTLANIVATAVGSKLHSTSGPQIERAGDLAGILTNLQERDILFIDEIHRLHPSIEEYLYPAMEDFRLDIIIDQGPKARTIRIDLPPFTLVGATTRAGMLTAPMRGRFGIPNRLDYYTVDELQKILLRSAGLIQVQMESDGAREVAKRSRGTPRVANHLLRWVRDYAQVRAANQAVSGQVAAAALSMLDIDEDGLDEMDKRILDALINKFAGGPVGLNSIAVAVHEDASTLEDVHEPYLVMQGYVKRTPRGRVAMPSAYKKLGLPVPLSATRDTQGDLF; from the coding sequence TTGAGCCAGACCTTTTACGACCAGACCACCACGGCACCGGAATCTCCGTACGATGTGGCCCTGCGCCCACCGGACTTTTCCGAATTTACGGGGCAAGAGCGGGTGAAAGAACGGCTGGTACTGATGGTGGAGGCGGCACGGCAACGCGGGGACACGCTGGACCATGTGCTGCTCTGCGGACCGCCCGGTCTGGGAAAGACGACCCTGGCAAACATCGTGGCCACGGCCGTGGGCTCCAAGCTCCACTCCACGAGCGGCCCGCAGATTGAGCGCGCCGGGGACCTGGCTGGCATCCTGACGAACCTGCAAGAGCGTGACATCCTCTTCATCGATGAGATCCACCGTCTGCATCCCAGTATTGAGGAGTACCTCTACCCGGCCATGGAGGACTTCCGGCTGGACATCATCATTGACCAGGGGCCAAAGGCCCGCACCATCCGAATCGACCTCCCCCCTTTCACCCTCGTGGGGGCCACCACCCGTGCGGGCATGCTCACCGCGCCCATGCGAGGCCGTTTCGGCATCCCCAACCGCCTGGACTACTACACCGTGGATGAGTTGCAAAAGATCCTGCTGCGCTCCGCCGGCCTCATTCAGGTGCAGATGGAGTCGGACGGTGCCCGGGAGGTGGCCAAGCGCTCCCGCGGCACCCCTCGCGTGGCCAACCACCTCCTGCGCTGGGTGCGGGACTACGCGCAGGTCCGCGCCGCCAATCAGGCCGTGAGCGGCCAGGTCGCTGCCGCCGCCCTCTCCATGCTGGACATCGATGAAGACGGCCTGGATGAAATGGACAAGCGCATCCTCGACGCGCTCATCAACAAGTTCGCCGGCGGCCCCGTCGGGTTGAACTCCATCGCCGTGGCTGTGCATGAAGACGCCAGCACCCTGGAAGATGTGCATGAGCCCTATCTGGTCATGCAGGGCTATGTGAAACGGACCCCGCGCGGCCGCGTGGCCATGCCCAGCGCTTACAAGAAGCTGGGACTGCCCGTACCGCTGTCTGCCACGCGGGATACGCAAGGAGATCTCTTTTAG
- the bamA gene encoding outer membrane protein assembly factor BamA, with protein sequence MRVSLNILKGNLPSGMTLNKLIRCTHTAVLAGALSAIPAYAQVPGAGPKKLVKEVQIISVGGAKIDSSRIIANMATREGTTFEEEAVDRDIKNLYTTGLVESVDISTVDVGGGVKVVVKVTGRGAIGEVAFVGNSVIDSEKLRKSVEVKVNEPVDEAKLFAGATKIRESYAKKGFADVGVEYKIESLPTAGFVRVVYSIAEGQRGIINDIRFEGLTAVKESTLRSKLQLKEKRPWHLWGKSGKLNNDGLQEDIRTVERAVQDEGYVYAKVVQVRREPVKDDRVDLVFVLDEGKQYNVSEVAIEGNTVFTHDELTPALTLETGAAYSATDISNDEKMLGEYYGSRGYADARIDTSVVPAGPSSVKILYRIAEGEKSYINKINIEGNTKTKDNVIRRELAFAPGEEFNTVRIEKSRSRLSNMGYFSQVDFRNNPTGTPGYKDIDISVTEQSTGSINIGAGFSSIDSLVGFFSLTQTNFDITNWPNFTGGGQRFNLDVRYGDKRRDFSLSVVEPWFLGQRLSLGGEIFYRDLYYLSDEYDQQNYGAAINLRKPLGEHAYAEISYTIQNVTIDNIDEEASQAIKDEEGEYLQSKIDLSLVHDTRDSVYITRKGHKISGGALVSGDFLGGDVGVYGLSLEAAQYVSLPMDMIFSVEGAVRTVDTLGGGEDGVPIFERLFLGGANNLRGFDYRDVGPKDENGEPLGGKTSAYATFELSFPIIEKVRGAVFYDVGVVSGDSYDWGGDVNSDVGVGLRLFFLPTGPIRLDFGVPMQADEENDSGGKFNFNLGYRF encoded by the coding sequence ATGCGAGTCTCTCTCAACATCCTCAAAGGCAACCTCCCGTCTGGTATGACACTCAACAAGTTGATTCGATGCACGCACACCGCAGTTTTGGCGGGTGCTCTCTCCGCGATTCCGGCGTACGCGCAAGTCCCGGGGGCTGGTCCTAAGAAGCTGGTCAAGGAGGTGCAGATCATCTCGGTGGGAGGCGCCAAGATTGATTCCAGCCGTATCATCGCCAACATGGCCACCCGCGAAGGCACGACCTTCGAAGAGGAAGCCGTGGATCGCGACATCAAAAACCTCTACACGACAGGTCTGGTTGAGAGCGTGGATATCTCCACGGTGGACGTGGGTGGTGGGGTAAAGGTTGTCGTCAAAGTGACTGGCCGCGGTGCGATCGGTGAAGTGGCCTTCGTGGGCAACTCCGTGATCGACAGCGAGAAGCTGCGCAAGTCCGTCGAAGTGAAGGTCAACGAGCCCGTGGACGAAGCCAAGCTCTTCGCCGGTGCCACGAAGATCCGTGAGAGCTACGCCAAGAAAGGCTTCGCTGATGTGGGCGTGGAGTACAAGATCGAGTCTCTGCCCACCGCAGGCTTTGTGCGTGTGGTGTACAGCATTGCTGAAGGCCAGCGCGGCATCATCAATGACATCCGTTTCGAAGGCCTGACCGCGGTGAAGGAGAGCACCCTGCGCTCCAAGCTGCAACTCAAGGAAAAGCGCCCCTGGCACCTCTGGGGCAAGAGCGGCAAGCTCAACAACGACGGTCTGCAGGAAGACATCCGCACCGTGGAGCGTGCTGTGCAGGACGAAGGCTATGTTTACGCCAAGGTGGTGCAGGTCCGCCGCGAGCCCGTCAAGGATGACCGCGTGGACCTCGTTTTCGTCCTCGACGAAGGCAAGCAGTACAATGTTTCCGAAGTGGCCATTGAGGGGAACACCGTCTTCACCCACGACGAGTTGACCCCGGCACTCACCCTTGAGACCGGAGCGGCCTACTCCGCCACGGACATCTCCAACGACGAGAAAATGCTCGGCGAGTACTACGGCTCCCGTGGCTACGCTGACGCTCGCATCGACACCAGCGTGGTGCCTGCCGGCCCCTCCTCGGTGAAGATCCTCTACCGCATCGCGGAAGGGGAGAAGTCCTACATCAACAAGATCAACATCGAAGGCAATACCAAGACGAAGGACAACGTCATCCGTCGTGAGCTTGCCTTCGCTCCGGGCGAAGAGTTCAACACCGTCCGCATCGAGAAGAGCCGCAGCCGTCTGTCCAACATGGGCTACTTCAGCCAGGTGGACTTCCGCAACAACCCGACGGGCACCCCCGGCTACAAGGACATTGACATCAGCGTCACGGAGCAGTCCACCGGTTCCATCAACATCGGTGCGGGCTTCAGCTCCATCGACAGCCTGGTCGGCTTCTTCTCCCTCACTCAGACGAACTTCGACATCACCAACTGGCCGAACTTCACCGGTGGTGGCCAGCGCTTCAACCTGGACGTCCGTTACGGTGACAAGCGCCGTGACTTCAGCTTGAGCGTGGTGGAGCCCTGGTTCCTCGGCCAGCGCCTCTCGCTCGGTGGTGAAATCTTCTACCGCGACCTCTACTACCTCAGCGACGAGTATGATCAGCAGAACTACGGTGCTGCGATCAACCTCCGCAAACCGCTGGGTGAGCACGCCTACGCTGAAATCTCCTACACGATTCAGAACGTCACGATCGACAACATCGACGAAGAAGCTTCCCAGGCGATCAAGGATGAAGAAGGGGAGTACCTCCAGAGCAAGATCGACCTTTCCCTGGTCCATGACACCCGTGACTCGGTGTACATCACCCGCAAAGGTCACAAGATCTCCGGTGGTGCCCTTGTATCCGGTGACTTCCTCGGTGGAGATGTCGGCGTGTATGGCCTCAGCTTGGAAGCTGCGCAGTACGTCAGCCTCCCGATGGACATGATCTTCAGCGTGGAAGGTGCTGTGCGCACGGTTGACACCCTCGGTGGTGGCGAAGACGGCGTGCCGATCTTCGAGCGTCTCTTCCTGGGTGGTGCCAACAACTTGCGCGGCTTTGACTACCGCGATGTGGGTCCGAAGGACGAGAACGGTGAGCCCCTGGGCGGCAAGACCTCCGCTTATGCCACGTTTGAACTCAGCTTCCCCATCATTGAGAAGGTCCGCGGTGCGGTCTTCTATGATGTGGGTGTCGTCAGCGGCGACAGCTACGACTGGGGTGGCGATGTGAACTCCGACGTGGGTGTCGGTCTCCGTCTTTTCTTCCTGCCTACCGGCCCAATCCGCCTCGACTTCGGTGTGCCCATGCAGGCTGACGAAGAGAACGACTCCGGCGGCAAGTTCAACTTCAACCTCGGCTACCGCTTCTAA
- a CDS encoding OmpH family outer membrane protein, translated as MKYLRIIAVICSLAALAPAAELKIGVVDLSKAFAEYYKTKGAQSQLKENADKAKEQLADRFATLKKLADDIEKIKKEAQDPVLSESIRAKKRSEFESKAQEIRSLERDINEFRQLREQQLQTEGMQQRKGLYEEILKVVNDKAKADQYDLVFDKSGMGAMGLPFLIHAKEGTTQDFTAEVIVELNKDAPAGGAAAPAAEEKPAAAPTKPSTKKK; from the coding sequence ATGAAATACCTCCGTATCATTGCCGTCATCTGTTCCCTTGCCGCCCTGGCTCCCGCCGCCGAACTCAAAATCGGTGTGGTGGACCTCAGCAAGGCCTTCGCTGAATACTACAAGACCAAGGGTGCCCAGTCCCAGCTCAAGGAAAATGCCGACAAGGCCAAAGAGCAACTGGCTGACCGTTTCGCCACGCTGAAGAAGCTGGCTGACGACATCGAGAAGATCAAAAAGGAAGCCCAGGACCCCGTTCTCAGCGAATCCATCCGCGCCAAAAAGCGCTCTGAGTTCGAGAGCAAAGCTCAGGAGATCCGCTCCCTGGAGCGCGACATCAATGAGTTCCGCCAGCTCCGCGAGCAGCAGCTTCAGACGGAAGGCATGCAGCAGCGCAAGGGCCTCTATGAAGAGATCCTGAAGGTGGTGAACGACAAGGCCAAGGCCGACCAGTATGACCTCGTGTTTGACAAGAGTGGCATGGGTGCCATGGGTCTGCCCTTCCTCATCCACGCCAAAGAGGGTACCACCCAGGATTTCACCGCCGAGGTGATTGTGGAGCTCAACAAGGATGCCCCTGCTGGCGGTGCCGCAGCTCCTGCTGCAGAAGAGAAGCCCGCCGCGGCTCCGACCAAACCCAGCACCAAGAAGAAGTAA
- the lpxD gene encoding UDP-3-O-(3-hydroxymyristoyl)glucosamine N-acyltransferase — translation MNISLQELATLLEGKITHGDPYLLVTGFGSIQEAEPGHITFLGNPRYAPALKKSRASVLLTGEDFQDIPESMAVIRVANPTLQFSIVIQKFGPPKREIQTGVHPTAVISETAKLNPERVYIGPHVVIEDDVEIGDGTAIYAGSFIGHGSRLGEGCLLHAHAVIKDRCILGDRVIIHSGAMIGTDGFGYEFSNGRHLKIDQVGIVQLDDDVEVGSCTTIDRARFGRTWIGEGSKIDNLVQIAHNVITGKHCLIVSQVGISGSTRLGDYVTMAGQVGVAGHLKIGDKITVMAKSGITKDLSESGVYTGYPAKPLMEGRRALTYPGRVPEILDRLKAMEKRVQELEARLGAGQEA, via the coding sequence ATGAACATTTCGCTCCAGGAACTGGCCACGCTGCTCGAAGGCAAGATCACCCACGGCGATCCCTATCTGCTGGTGACTGGCTTTGGCTCGATCCAGGAAGCGGAGCCGGGGCACATCACCTTTCTGGGTAATCCGCGGTACGCTCCGGCGCTCAAAAAATCCCGTGCCAGCGTGCTGCTGACGGGCGAGGATTTTCAGGACATTCCGGAATCCATGGCCGTTATCCGCGTGGCGAACCCGACGTTGCAGTTCTCCATTGTGATCCAGAAGTTTGGCCCGCCCAAGCGGGAGATCCAGACCGGCGTTCACCCCACAGCAGTCATCAGCGAGACAGCAAAGCTCAACCCTGAGCGAGTTTACATCGGCCCCCATGTAGTGATCGAGGACGATGTGGAGATCGGCGATGGAACGGCCATCTACGCGGGTTCCTTTATCGGCCACGGTTCCCGTCTAGGGGAGGGGTGCTTGCTTCATGCCCATGCCGTGATCAAGGACCGCTGCATCCTCGGTGACAGGGTCATTATTCACAGCGGGGCCATGATTGGTACGGACGGTTTCGGTTACGAGTTCAGCAATGGCCGTCACCTCAAGATCGACCAGGTGGGCATTGTGCAGCTGGATGACGACGTGGAAGTCGGATCCTGCACCACCATTGACCGTGCGCGCTTCGGTCGCACCTGGATCGGTGAGGGGAGCAAGATCGACAACCTGGTCCAGATCGCCCACAACGTGATTACGGGGAAGCATTGCCTTATTGTCTCCCAGGTCGGCATCTCCGGGAGCACCCGCCTGGGCGACTATGTCACCATGGCGGGACAGGTGGGAGTGGCCGGGCATCTGAAAATTGGCGACAAGATCACGGTGATGGCCAAGTCAGGGATCACCAAGGATCTCTCGGAGTCCGGCGTCTATACGGGATACCCCGCCAAGCCTCTCATGGAGGGGCGTCGTGCTCTCACCTACCCCGGCCGCGTGCCGGAGATCCTGGACCGCCTGAAAGCGATGGAAAAAAGAGTCCAGGAGCTTGAGGCCAGACTGGGGGCTGGCCAGGAGGCGTGA